In the Larus michahellis chromosome 6, bLarMic1.1, whole genome shotgun sequence genome, one interval contains:
- the MKI67 gene encoding proliferation marker protein Ki-67 isoform X1, protein MPLFGNIIVIKRNGTDGITFPLTASSCLFGRRTECDIRIQLPQVSKEHCKIEVNENKEAILTNLSTVNPTQLNGGCFQQPVPLKHGDVLTIIDRSFRFEYPLQSTPRKRRSRSPKDETLQVLHVQQVAEVESLHQQTSGPKSLCASDNAECEEKNANENKQSTEENISKALPIRLQTPKSSHRIHQSSKKQSEMSPFSKLYENMKKEMKVKKSLQEGNVSEQPAKEDGKSVLLEPSAQIKSWSCVNDLGSLTKEKEIGRSENIEECNIKMKQEAIGLECNQISAVGSATKKSSTRSPRTSLSKEGSRDIGRSRHSQDHKELRTADESKAIEVTTKPSKDNNGNAAFSVKQCSIERLDYADKTKIHSSAIPLNELVQTTNMTNVSEVDKYVLSAPRRKSPRSHFISPTKEISGMNPVNTGTPTTQPCVLLKRKSFSEISAETQREDSACRNDSLNQLPLAENKCLKQRRNSKQHTPGKPVKEEVLKEICDQANFGNSKEGLSGTPASSNSKSPRRNNRQSKEFSNKSVRSEALASEKLTSELASPASHKSESGRKRGGPRTSGLLTEKASETNAIQEHHEKTTDRKNSETEEELARKGNRQKQDLEDASVIRPRRLSSKRRSSGSATVLKDNETVSELNISGLLAGEDSGKTKRVTQKRKSGDVLLQPVGKRKRVSFGGHLSPELFDKSLPPNSPLKKGAIPARLSLPFGNSPRAVLKKAQGLKHFAVQDLSEHLQKEKMSPKNLPAQKSPAASSPASGKASPKFTSGSPAPYTKGRFSISHIMTPLPIAEEKDAVAEDMNTKEKNGARVKTPKSPRINQDEKTFLTATPDKLTRSAQLALKVTPMKRRSGAVAVFNAKRRSGASSANLLVAKSWAEVVKLGVARPQSKTVKKSVQKGRSLKKTTQSPKTPERKIKGHFSTGHAESPATIVVGRAYSTTARTAGQVPKVVKNTIVKLNMNMDESFTGMTEMFQTPENKRGKSLPLSTGQKTDFTPTCTAAEISELHTPEESGEMMVSPLYGSDASEQKQDSPRISHFLREKESLKSMFDAVSAKTAEKRKAMLEENISVDHLSVIPEKQACRVKSGSKRSTPRQKSEPVEVMSGIKQLLRTPEQRSELVEALSGIKQLMRTPKWKSEPVEALSGIKQLMKTPKQKSEPVEALSGIKQLMRTPKRKLEPVEALSGIKQLMRTPKQKSEPVEALSGIKQLMRTPKQKLEPVEALSGIKQLMRTPKQKSEPVEALSGIKQLMRTPKQKSEPVEALSGIKQLMRTPQQELEPITDEIAFKRLLTTPVQKKEAVEEVAGVTLIKQTPKLKYQPVEDMIGVSRIFRTPKEKVEPIEDMFGISRLVKTPKEKYQPVDDFVGLQRLMAEPRQKCSDFEVDYAGVTEMFDIPEETKVRSVNIMDSKQEDTVPPCNNSGHKFEDKGKISQGEDSQQKESTSENQSTQRPTRGRSQKTVHPASAKQREKDLNLKALQDLEKKSTQEEMREISTSPSVTKNEGRGRRTNRCIQEGIVSKHPDQEKVETVSLVEPPGATQRTRRGKKKEPELKYPSENLESCGKDSSVLQKELANMKQTLQEYGINDVLETEDDPTIKTVSVANSIQNENCQLLTGVKKPENKSNDGGVEDSEEMLLSLGKRSRGVKKVENTEPPIPPKRGRRARNDQVKEASSEDLHRTTRTLRKDPSAKMIQRDEPTSDKDTETATAGGSENGTKLEIKVTEKRVKTLRSARKHSTEVKPDTCGMANEKIKNIQKTEETSAETDSETQSHITNEIKVSQGNETENAQENTTETSQRLKAESPSGVTNRMPVTALNLEANRNAVQETNRTRSRGGKNGSLAKKADEFDKDVNNLELIAPKIKSETEMDKSPLKDPLSSVCVKNTHQVTKEQNDPAGTSIPAANSDSLARSRQKRTRNEQGIFKPNQTEILQENPAQTNGTACRRGRKVTFEPEEASSKAVGRKRSLPGDDKGMTYKDGQPETSENPLQVRRSRRKLVDSVPHIASSTSVEKQTLIADHSKDEAFEKEQDSASEATHSSAEDNPRRRGQRREVAAASQTSRSLSMRKRHGLLEGDDKKTAVREDQNPALGNETLQGKANASARDKRKKIDLAAEAKSSSSLRRKCGLSETDDKEESANEEQNTPLETVSCAKEKTLGRGRRKATALASHTTNYISLRGKRGLPADNGKEEAPKEDQSVPLQTSDLSVKENQRRTGTRKEMAVLLEDMSSTSIQAKQGSSKESGGKNNYGEEKKLILENSTSQEEMDLSKGNSRKTITSLAVGSTSLQGLPEDTKKETPEEQQSKLLDMAPSAKENPSRVGRKKTISSKSEVTSYTSLREKPKDSSQKRILKEDTSLENNSSQEKTRQLRNRRIKVEFSSEAATSTSSQKNDDLSENGNTSETQNVGLTSTGSKKNNRSGKGKEVNAIQQETSTSRRRCRQLSEDDLPSKKSKSVENDENRSLQRGKRNKTKEELGKEDVRAARTAEGTDRKTRSSSRTSARTRK, encoded by the exons ATGCCGCTCTTTGGGAATATTATTGTAATTAAACGGAATGGGACTGATGGAATTACTTTTCCACTCACTGCAAGTTCTTGTTTATTTGGAAG GAGAACAGAATGTGATATTCGCATCCAGTTGCCTCAGGTCTCGAAAGAACACTGTAAAAttgaagtaaatgaaaacaaGGAG gcaaTATTGACTAATTTAAGTACAGTAAACCCTACGCAGCTGAATGGTGGCTGTTTTCAGCAGCCTGTACCTCTGAAGCATGGCGATGTGTTAACTATTATTGATCGTTCTTTCAG ATTTGAATATCCTCTGCAATCAACTCCAAGAAAGAGGCGTTCTAGGTCTCCAAAAGATGAAACACTGCAG GTTCTTCATGTTCAGCAGGTGGCAGAAGTGGAATCATTACACCAACAAACTTCAGGACCTAAAAGTCTTTGTGCTTCAG ATAATGCTgagtgtgaagaaaaaaatgccaatgaaaataaacaaagtacagaggaaaatatttccaaagcttTACCCATCAGACTACAAACACCCAAATCTTCACACAGAATACATCAATCTagtaaaaaacaaagtgaaatgtCTCCCTTTAGTAAACtctatgaaaacatgaaaaaagagatGAAAGTGAAAAAATCTCTGCAAGAGGGAAATGTATCTGAACAACCTGCAAAAGAAGATGGTAAGAGTGTTCTGCTAGAACCAAGTGCTCAAATTAAATCATGGAGTTGTGTTAATGATTTGGGAAGCCtgactaaagaaaaagaaataggcagaagtgaaaatattgaagaatgtaatataaaaatgaagcaagaagCAATCGGTTTAGAATGTAACCAGATCTCAGCTGTAGGAAGTGCAACCAAGAAGAGTTCTACCAGAAGTCCTCGAACTTCTCTTTCAAAGGAGGGGTCAAGAGATATTGGTAGAAGTCGTCACTCACAGGATCATAAGGAGCTAAGAACAGCAGACGAATCTAAAGCTATTGAAGTTACAACCAAACCCAGCAAGGATAATAATGGAAATGCAGCATTTTCAGTGAAGCAGTGCTCTATAGAAAGGTTGGATTATGCAGATAAAACTAAAATACACAGCTCTGCAATACCGTTAAATGAACTAGTACAAACAACTAACATGACAAATGTTTCTGAAGTAGATAAATATGTTCTGTCAGCGCCCAGAAGGAAGAGTCCTCGGTCTCATTTCATATCACCTACCAAAGAAATTAGTGGAATGAATCCTGTAAATACTGGTACTCCAACAACTCAACCATGCGTGTTGTTGAAGCGCAAgtctttttcagaaatttcagctgaaaCTCAAAGGGAAGATTCAGCGTGCAGAAATGATAGCCTAAACCAACTGcctttggcagaaaataaatgcttaaaacaAAGACGAAATAGTAAACAACATACACCAGGAAAACCTGTAAAAGAAGAAGTGCTGAAAGAAATTTGTGATCAGGCAAACTTTGGTAACTCAAAAGAGGGACTCTCTGGAACTCCTGCCTCTTCTAATTCCAAGAGTCCCAGAAGAAATAACAGGCAAAGTAAAGAATTCTCAAACAAAAGTGTCCGTTCAGAGGCACTGGCTTCAGAAAAGTTAACATCAGAACTGGCATCTCCTGCTAGTCATAAATCTGagtctggaagaaaaagaggtgggCCAAGGACCTCTGGACTGCTAACCGAAAAAGCTTCGGAGACAAATGCCATTCAAGAACATCACGAAAAGACTACAGACAGAAAAAATAGCGAAACTGAAGAAGAGCTGGCCAGGAAGGGGAATCGTCAGAAACAAGATTTAGAAGATGCCAGTGTTATAAGGCCTCGTAGATTGTCATCAAAGAGGAGGTCTTCTGGAAGTGCTACTGTACTGAAAGACAATGAGACTGTCTCGGAACTGAATATTTCTGGCCTGTTGGCTGGAGAAGACTCAG GCAAGACAAAAAGAGTAactcagaagaggaaaagtggtGATGTGCTACTTCAGCctgtaggaaaaagaaagagagtgtCTTTTGGTGGTCATCTAAGTCCAGAACTCTTTGATAAAAGTTTGCCTCCCAACTCGCCCCTTAAAAAAGGTGCAATTCCTGCCAGACTGAGCTTACCGTTTGGAAACTCACCTCGTGCTGTTCTGAAAAAGGCTCAGGGATTGAAGCACTTTGCAGTCCAG GACCTTTCTGAacatttgcagaaagaaaaaatgtcaccAAAAAATTTGCCAGCCCAGAAGTCCCCAGCTGCCTCATCCCCTGCCTCTGGGAAGGCCTCACCTAAATTTACTTCAGGCTCTCCAGCACCTTACACAAAAGGACGTTTCTCTATTTCTCACATCATGACACCGTTACCAATTGCAGAAGAGAAGGATGCTGTTGCAGAAGACATgaatacaaaggagaaaaatggtgCCCGAGTGAAAACACCTAAATCTCCTCGCATTAACCAAGATGAGAAAACCTTTTTAACAGCCACACCTGACAAATTAACAAGAAGTGCACAACTTGCTTTGAAGGTCACGCCCATGAAGAGGAGAAGCGGGGCTGTAGCAGTTTTCAATGCAAAAAGAAGAAGTGGTGCCTCTAGTGCCAATTTACTAG ttgcAAAATCTTGGGCAGAAGTGGTAAAATTAGGTGTTGCAAGACCACAGTCAAAGACTGTTAAAAAAAGTGTCCAAAAAGGAAGATCACTGAAGAAGACAACCCAATCACCAaag actccagaaagaaaaataaaaggtcatTTTAGTACAGGCCACGCTGAGTCACCTGCTACAATAGTTGTAGGCAGAGCTTATTCCACCACAGCCAGAACAGCTGGACAGGTCCCTAAAGTGGTAAAAAATACTATTGTGAAGCTAAACATGAACATGGACGAAAGCTTCACAG GAATGACTGAAATGTTTCAAACTCCAGAAAATAAGCGTGGAAAATCATTACCGTTGTCCACTGGTCAGAAGACTGATTTTACACCAACATGTACTGCAGCGGAAATTTCTGAACTGCACACTCCTGAAGAATCTG GAGAGATGATGGTGTCACCTTTATATGGTTCAGATGCTTCAGAACAGAAACAAGATAGTCCACGCATTAGTCACTTTCTGAGAGAGAAGGAGTCTCTAAAGTCTATGTTTGATGCAGTATCCgcaaaaactgctgaaaaaagaaaagctatgctggaagaaaatattagCGTGGATCATTTGTCAGTAATTCCGGAAAAACAAGCATGTCGGGTGAAATCTGGAAGTAAAAGGAGTACTCCAAGGCAGAAGTCGGAGCCAGTTGAGGTCATGTCAGGCATCAAGCAGCTTCTAAGGACTCCAGAGCAAAGGTCAGAACTGGTAGAGGCCTTGTCAGGCATCAAGCAGCTCATGAGGACCCCGAAGTGGAAATCGGAGCCTGTAGAGGCCTTGTCGGGCATCAAGCAGCTCATGAAGACCCCGAAGCAGAAGTCGGAGCCTGTAGAGGCCTTGTCGGGCATCAAGCAGCTCATGAGGACCCCGAAGCGGAAGTTGGAGCCCGTAGAGGCCTTGTCGGGCATCAAGCAGCTCATGAGGACCCCGAAGCAGAAGTCGGAGCCTGTAGAGGCCTTGTCGGGCATCAAGCAGCTCATGAGGACCCCGAAGCAGAAGTTGGAGCCTGTAGAGGCCTTGTCGGGCATCAAGCAGCTCATGAGGACCCCGAAGCAGAAGTCGGAGCCTGTAGAGGCCTTGTCGGGCATCAAGCAGCTCATGAGGACCCCGAAGCAGAAGTCGGAGCCTGTAGAGGCCTTGTCTGGCATCAAGCAGCTCATGAGGACCCCGCAGCAAGAGCTGGAACCTATTACAGATGAAATTGCCTTTAAAAGATTGCTGACGACTCCAGTACAAAAGAAGGAAGCAGTGGAAGAAGTGGCAGGTGTTACTTTAATCAAGCAAACTCCAAAGCTGAAATATCAACCGGTAGAAGACATGATTGGGGTCAGCCGTATTTTCAGGACACCAAAGGAAAAAGTTGAACCCATAGAAGATATGTTTGGTATTAGTAGGCTAGTGAAGACTCCGAAAGAGAAGTATCAGCCAGTTGATGATTTTGTGGGTCTGCAAAGGCTTATGGCAGAACCCAGGCAGAAATGTTCTGATTTTGAAGTGGACTATGCTGGAGTTACAGAAATGTTTGATATACCAGAGGAAACTaag gtCAGATCAGTAAACATTATGGATTCTAAGCAGGAAGATACTGTACCTCCTTGTAATAATTCCGGTCATAAATTTG aagacaaaggaaaaatttcACAAGGTGAAGATTCTCAACAGAAGGAATCAACTAGTGAAAACCAGTCTACCCAGAGACCGACAAGGGGCAGATCACAGAAGACAGTACATCCCGCTTCAGCAAAGCAGCGTGAAAAGGATTTGAATTTAAAAGCATTGcaagatctggaaaaaaagagcacGCAAGAGGAGATGCGAGAGATCAGTACTTCACCTTCAGTAACTAAaaatgaaggaagaggaaggagaacaaACCGTTGCATACAAGAAGGAATTGTTTCAAAGCACCCTGATCAAGAAAAAGTTGAAACTGTTTCACTTGTGGAACCACCTGGAGCTACTCAAAGAACAAGAAGAGGTAAAAAGAAAGAACCGGAGTTAAAATATCCAAGTGAGAATCTTGAGTCTTGTGGCAAAGATTCTTCAGTGCTACAAAAAGAACTTGCAAATATGAAACAGACTTTGCAGGAGTACGGCATCAATGATGTATTAGAAACTGAAGATGATCCAACCATAAAGACAGTAAGTGTGGCTAATagcattcaaaatgaaaactgtcAGCTGCTAACAGgtgtaaaaaaacctgaaaacaaatctAATGATGGTGGTGTAGAAGACAGTGAAGAAATGCTTCTGTCACTTGGGAAGAGGTCTAGAGGAgtaaaaaaagtagaaaacacaGAACCACCTATTCCACctaaaagaggaagaagagctaGAAATGACCAAGTTAAAGAAGCTTCTTCAGAGGACCTTCATAGGACAACAAGGACGCTTCGCAAAGACCCATCAGCAAAGATGATACAAAGAGATGAACCAACTTCGGACAAAGATACTGAGACTGCCACAGCAGGAGGATCTGAAAATGGAACTAAACTTGAAATAAAGGTAACGGAGAAAAGAGTTAAGACTTTAAGAAGTGCTAGAAAGCACTCAACTGAAGTAAAACCAGACACTTGCGGGATggcaaatgaaaagataaaaaacattcagaaaaccGAGGAAACTTCAGCTGAAACTGATAGTGAAACACAATCACACATCACAAATGAGATTAAAGTATCTCagggaaatgaaacagaaaatgctcaGGAAAATACAACAGAGACCTCTCAAAGATTAAAGGCAGAGTCACCTTCTGGAGTGACAAACAGAATGCCGGTTACTGCTCTGAACTTGGAAGCAAACAGGAATGCAGTACAGGAAACAAATAGAACTAGAAGCAGGGGAGGCAAAAATGGCTCTTTGGCGAAAAAGGCTGATGAATTTGACAAAGATGTAAACAATCTAGAACTAATTGCTCCCAAAATTAagtcagaaacagaaatggaCAAATCTCCTCTcaaagaccctttgagctctgttTGTGTAAAGAATACACACCAAGTCACAAAGGAGCAGAACGACCCGGCTGGCACATCAATACCAGCTGCAAACAGTGACAGTCTTGCTCGTAGCCGTCAAAAGCGGACAAGAAATGAACAGGGAATatttaaaccaaaccaaactgaaatCCTGCAAGAGAATCCAGCACAAACAAATGGAACTGCATGTAGAAGAGGTAGAAAAGTTACTTTTGAACCCGAAGAAGCCAGTTCCAAAGCAGTTGGAAGGAAAAGGAGTTTACCTGGGGATGACAAAGGAATGACTTACAAAGATGGTCAACCTGAGACTTCAGAAAATCCTTTACAAgtaaggaggagcagaagaaagctgGTTGATTCCGTGCCACACATAGCTTCTTCTACCTCAgtggaaaaacaaacattaaTTGCAGATCATAGTAAAGACGAGGCTTTTGAAAAGGAGCAAGATTCAGCTTCAGAAGCTACTCACTCTTCAGCAGAAGACAATCCACGGAGACGAGGGCAAAGACGAGAGGTTGCTGCAGCATCACAAACATCTAGATCTCTTTCTATGAGAAAAAGACATGGATTGCTGGAAGGTGATGATAAAAAGACGGCTGTGAGAGAAGATCAAAATCCAGCTTTGGGAAATGAAACTTTGCAGGGAAAAGCAAATGCATCAGCaagggacaaaaggaaaaagattgaTCTTGCAGCAGAGGCAAAAAGTTCATCTTCTCTCCGGAGAAAATGTGGCTTGTCAGAAACTGATGATAAAGAGGAGAGTGCTAATGAAGAACAGAACACGCCTTTGGAAACAGTGTCCTGTGCAAAAGAGAAGACATTAGGAAGGGGCAGAAGGAAAGCGACTGCTCTGGCATCACACACAACTAATTACATTTCTCTTAGAGGAAAACGCGGTTTGCCAGCAGATAATGGTAAAGAAGAAGCCCCTAAAGAAGATCAAAGTGTTCCATTACAAACTTCTGATTTATCCGTAAAAGAAAATCAACGGAGAACAGGCACAAGGAAAGAAATGGCAGTCTTGTTAGAAGACATGAGTTCTACTTCTATTCAGGCAAAACAGGGCTCATCAAAAGAAAGTGGTGGAAAGAATAattatggggaagaaaaaaagctgattttggaaAATTCTACTTCCCAGGAAGAAATGGATCTTTCGAAAGGGAACTCGAGGAAAACAATCACTTCACTGGCTGTTGGTTCCACCTCGCTTCAGGGTTTGCCAGAAGATACTAAGAAGGAAACACCTGAAGAACAGCAGAGTAAACTTTTGGACATGGCTCCATCTGCAAAAGAAAATCCATCAAGAGTGGGCAGAAAGAAAACCATTTCCTCCAAATCCGAAGTAACTAGTTACACTTCTCTCAGGGAAAAACCCAAAGATAGCAGTCAAAAGAGAATTCTTAAAGAAGATACATCTCTAGAAAATAATTCATCCCAGGAAAAAACAAGGCAACTGAGGAATAGAAGGATAAAGGTAGAATTCTCATCGGAGGCAGCTACTTCTACTTCTAGCCAAAAAAATGACGACTTGTCAGAAAATGGTAACACTTCAGAAACTCAGAATGTGGGTTTGACGTCCACTGGttccaaaaaaaataatcggtctgggaaaggaaaagaggttAACGCTATACAACAGGAAACTTCCACTTCTCGCAGAAGATGTCGTCAGTTGTCAGAAGATGATTTACCAtccaaaaaatcaaaatcag TAGAGAATGATGAAAATAGATCgctacaaagaggaaaaagaaacaaaactaaagaaGAACTTGGCAAAGAGGACGTAAGGGCTGCTCGGACTGCCGAAGGGACGGACAGGAAGACAAGATCGAGCTCAAGAACAAGTGCAAGAACAAGAAAATAG